AACGAAACCTGCGCGGCGGCGGTTTAAAAGCGGTTGTTGTCGCGGAAGCCGGTGTCCAGTTTGACACCGGCGTGGCTGGCGGTGCGGCCCCGACGAACGGGATTGGGTTGACGCCATCATCAAGTGGCTCCCCGGGGAACGGCAGTCAGTTATTCGCCCGTCAAATGTATGCCGGAATAGAGGGTGATTTCGGCGCGTTGACGGCAGGACGGCAATACACCGGCTCATATTTCCTGCTTGCCTTTCTCTCCACTGCGAGAGGCCAAGGTCTTTTGGGAAATCCCGTTGTATATATGTCGCAGGTTGGTGGTATGCCGACCCGTCTGAATAATTCGGTCAAGTACTTATCACCGAACGTAAAAGGGTTCGAACTGAACATCACTGCCACTGCTGGCAGCGAGAACAATGTAAGAAATTCTACGGCAGTGGGCGCAACGACGACCAACAGCTCGGCAGGAAGAGGTTATGACGCTGCCCTTACCTATGGGGCCGGCAAATTCAAGTTCGGAGTAAGCACCTGGAACCTGAACAACTCGAGCTGGGCAACGCTAGTAGAAACAGGGCTGGCGAAGAAAAAAGGTGCACTGGCCGGCGCCAGTTACGATTTCGGCACCCTGAAGCTTTATGGAAATTACACTTCCGGCTCGATTAAAGGTGGAAATTATGAAAAGGTGACGGGAACGCTTTCGAATGCCGACGCTTGGTCTATCGGCATCTTGGTACCATACGGCAAGCACAGCTTCGTGGCGAGATATTCAACACTAAACGATAAATCGCGCCTGAATCAAGATGCCAAGATTTACGGCTTGGGCTATGGCTACACACTGGATGAAAGCACTCAGCTCTACTGGACTTGGGGCAAAGTCCGCAACAGCCACACGGCAGGATATAGCTTGCTGGACGCTGGCAGTCTGGTGCCACAGACTGTGACTGCAGGCTTTAGCCCATCCGGCGCGATGGTGGGTGCCAATATCAACTTCTGATTGCCACATTGTTTGTTATGCTGCTGAAAAGAACTCTGCAGGGACGTTTTTGACGTGCGGACTGTCCTTGACCGTTTTTCGCTATCTTAGATTTTTCAAGGTAAAACGCAGTCAAGGACAGTTTGTGCGGCTTTCTGAGTTCTAAAATTATCAAAGGCCGTTCTGGATGATGCCGGCCGTTTCCGGTCTCGCTCAAAAGTAGCTTGCCAACGACGGTATCAATCCTGAGGGCGATGACCGAGTTACAGTCCGTACCTACCTCGCCCTTCGTATGCAAGAGCCGGCGCGCGAGCCTATTACGACGTCTTTCGCAGGTCCATCGCGTATCCATGCCACACCTTCGGCATGCCGCCAAAACAGAACTGGAAAAAGTCTACAAGCGGATTGTGGGTAACCGGAAGGTACAGCCGACGCTTATGGGCCCTAAGAATGGCCCCGTACAAAAAATTCCTGACAGGCTCGATCCGCTGGATCGCCTCGTCGCCAATATTGTTATCCGCCACGTCGCCTATTTGCCTTGCTCGCGAGCGGCAGGCGTCGGCTTCGGTTCGTCCTTACCCGACCTGACGCACGTGCAGCTACAGCCGGGCGGTTGCGCAACCGGAAGCATGCCTGCGCTGCAACCTGATAGGATCGTGCAGTTGTTCCGCTGGCGGTTGTACGAAGCCTGGCAGCGCTGCACGGAGTCGTGCGTCGTAAAACGTTCGACGGCTCCGCTACCGGCTTCGACCGGCGCTGCTTGCCGCCAGACCTTGCGTCATGCTGTTCGGCCTGGGGCGCCACCAGTGAGCCGACAGCCAGGCACGCGACCAGCAATCGTGTGATCGTGATATTCATAGTTCCCTCCCCTGATGCGATTTGCTTGCTTGAGATAAGCGGGCTGGATAGCGATTAGAGCGAGCGGCCAGCCCTCATGTCATGTTTAGATATCCAGGTAAGTGACCCCTACGCCCAGGACGGGATACACCTGCTGTGCCGGATTGGTGATTGGCGACTTCGTCGGGCCGCTCGGCGTGAACGAGAAGCTGCTGTCGCTTTGCTGGGACGTTACGGTCGACGTGTAGGTATCCACGCTACCGCCGCCCAGCGAAATGAAGCCAAACAGACTGACGTCGAAGGTTGTGTGGGTCTTTTGCCAGGACTGGAATTCGCTGTAATCACCGTTGGTGACCGTGACACTGATCTCGGGGAAACCGCTGATCACGATGGTGGAAGGGTAGCCGAAGTTGTCGGGAAGCGCGCCGCCGATGAATGCAAAGCCGCTCGGCGCCGCACTGCCGGGCTGGGTATTCTTGTACGCCTGCTCGCGAGCGGATGCGGTCTGTATTTGACGGCGTTGGCCTCAGATAGGCGCTTGCCAACGCGGCCTCGTCCACGACACCGGGTGCCCACCGCCGACCGATGCTTTTCCAGACGCATTTTTCTTGGGATTTCCCCGTCATTTTCCTTGGTCAGTCGTTGTCATCACAAGCGAACCTAATACCCCCTCGCAATGCATTTGACACAGGGACAGAAATCGGCCAGACTCCGCTATATGTTAGCGCTATTTGTTTGATGGTATAAAATGTTATAGATCCACGAGATCCCGATGCGCCCCGTCGCTCCCACTGCTTGCCTACCGTACGACCACGCCGGCGCACTGCCGCTGGGCCGCAGCCCGCGTTTCCATCGCGCCGTCTACCGCACCCGCATCGTCGTGCGGGCCCGCCAATTCCACGAAGTCGGCGACTTCGTGCTCGACATTGACGAGAACACGATGCCGATGATCCGCGGCGGCGGCCCGGACTGCTGGCCAGGATCCGCCGATGTGGTGAACATGTGGCCACGCGACGCGCTGATCAAACATGGCACACACAAGCTGCCGACAGTGGGCGATGGCCGCCGGTGCGAAATCTCGGACAGCCCGTCGATCATGAGCGCTTCGTCGGCGAGCGCGGCACGCGGCGGCCATGCCTGGTTTCGCACTGGCGCCCCCGAAAGCATCGACCTGAACACCGGCGGCTGTAACTTGCTGGCGGACGAGGAGCAACTGGCGCGCCGCCGGCAGCAAGGCGTGCCGCCGGCGCCGCCCAGCCAGACGCCCTGGCGGGAAATCTACTGCCACCGTCGGTGGCGTGGCGCAGAATTTGCCGCGCCACAATCACTGAACCGGCGCCCGCCGCAGATGTAATAACAAACCAAGGAGACCTTTATGAACGGCATTGCGCTCGAGAGCACCAATACCATCCAGGAGGCAGAAAACACCCGCCTCATCGTCCTGATCAGCTGCGTTGCCACCATCGGCGGCTTCCTGTTCGGCTTTGACAGCGGCGTCATCAACGGCACCGTCGACGGCCTGAAGCAGGCCTTCCATTCGACCTCCGCCGAGCTAGGATTCGAAGTCGCGTCGATGTTGCTGGGCTGCGCGCTCGGTGCCTTCTGCGCCGGCCGGCTGGGCGACCTCTGGGGACGCCGCACAGTGCTGCTCATCTCGTCCATGATGTTTCTGCTGTCGGCGTTGGGGGCGGGCTTTGCGACGAGCTCGGTCGTCTTCGTCGCCGCCCGCGTGCTGGGCGGGTTTGCGGTCGGCGCGGCCAGCGTGATGTCGCCGGCCTACATCGCCGAGGTGGCCTCGGCCCGCTACCGGGGCCGGCTGGCGACGGTCCAGCAGATCGCCATCATCAGCGGCCTGTTCTGCGCCTTCTTGAGCAATTATGTCCTGGCGCGGGCGGCCGGCGGGTCGACTGGCGCGCTGTGGCTGGGACAAGAGGCTTGGCGCTGGATGTTCTGGATGATGGCGATTCCCTCTGTGCTGTTCCTGCTGCTGCTGCTGACGATCCCGGAAAGCCCGCGCTTTCTCGTCGTAAAGAAGCGCAAGGACGAGGCGCTGGCCGTGCTGGAACGCCTGTACGGCGCGGCCGCGGCCCGCGCGAAGTTCGACGCGATTGATGTTTCGCTGTCGGCAGACCACCACCGTCCGCGCCTGTCGGACTTGGTCAACAAGGCGACGGGCAAGCTGCGCCCGATCGTTTGGGTCGGCATCGGTCTGGCGACGTTCCAGCAGCTGGTCGGCATCAACGTGGTGTTCTATTACGGCGCGGTGCTGTGGCAGGCCGTGGGTTTTTCCGAGAGCGATGCGTTGCTGATCAACGTCCTGTCGGGTGGCCTGAGCATCGGCGCCTGCATCGTCACGGTGTTCCTGATCGACCGCATCGGCCGCAAGCCCCTGCTGTGGATCGGCTCGGCCGGCATGGCGGTGACGCTCGGACTGGTGACGTTCGCCTTCGCCAGCGCCACGCTCGACGCCGGCGGCAAACTGGCCCTGTCCGGCACGATGGGCGTGGTGGCGCTGGCCGCGGCGAATATTTACGTGATCTTCTTCAACCTGTCCTGGGGTCCGGTGATGTGGGTCATGCTGGGCGAGATGTTCCCCAACCAGATCCGCGGTTCCGGCCTCGCGGTCGCCGGTGCGGCCCAATGGACGTCTAATTTCCTGATTACGGTGACCTTCCCGGTGCTGCTCACCGGCATCGGCCTGGCCGGCGCTTACGGCCTGTACACCCTGGCCGCGCTGGTCTCGATCTACTTCGTGCTGCGCTACGTGCATGAAACGCGCGGCAAGGAATTGGAGCAGATGGAAGGCTGAGGGCGCTCGATACCGCCGCTGCTCACCTTTGCCAGCGCGTACTGCCCTGGCCGCCGACAAAAAGGTCGTTGATGATCAAAATCCGCATCATCAACGACCTTTCGTTTTTTGTCGAGACTATGTCACTTCAGGCTTCGTGATTCCCGCTTCCCGTTGCAAATCACCGGATACCATGCCGAATCATCGATCCTGACCCGGCAATAACGGGCATCAGGCAATAGATCTTCACGATCGCGCCCGTCGTCTTCAACTTGCCCGTTTACCTCATGGTACCGTAAGGGATCGCCTGACAGCCCACCGACGCTGGTCCGAGCTGCGGCGGTAATCTGGCGCAGCTCGTCAAATTTCTGAAAAACCGACTCTGACCACGCGCCGCATCGCCGACGGCGCGGCCGTGCCCGCAAACATGTTGCCGGCCAAGAAATTCCTCATCTATCGACCGGACCACGAGCACCGATAATTTTCGCGTGCTCTATCCGCGTGCGCGCTGCAGGAAAAAGCGCAGCATTTCCCTGCTCGCGTTCGGCCCGCCCTCGTCGGTATAGCTGCCGCGCTGCGTGCCCCCGGACCAAGCATGTCCTGCGCCTGCGATGGACCAGTGCTCGGCCAGAATGCGATCACCCTTGCCCATATGGATATATCTGGTGAATGCACGTCCGCCCGCTATGCCGGTTTCCGTCGAAAAGGAACGATGCCCGGGCTCGTTGGATCGTTTGTTTGGATGACCGGCGATATATTGTTGTACAACGCTGAGGCTATTCTTGGGGTGAACCGTCGAGTCTTGGTCACCATGAAAAGCTATCAACGGCATGCTGACTTTACATGTCCCATCTGACAACTCGTCCGCCTCTACGCCATCTTTCATGGCCTGCATAGCACCGTAATGGTCAATCGCGCTCCTGTGCGCCAGTCCGGAATGGCAACCGACTGCGGCGAACAGCTCCGGATAGGTTCTACCGAGAACGACTGCCATTGCCCCGCCTGCAGAGAAGCCAGCAATATACACGCGCGTCTCATCAATCGAGTAGTCGGCATTGATTTCTTGTATAGCGCCGGCAATCAACGCGGGCTCGCCTTGGCCTCGATGGTGATGGCTTTCCTCGAACCAGTTCCAGCACATGGTCCAGTTGGCTTGCACGGACTGTTCAGGGTACAGGACGAAACAATTATGTTGTTCAGCAAGTTCATTCATGCCTGTGCCGACCGCAAAATCACTGGCATTCTGACCGCCACCATGCAGCATAACGACCAAAGGCAATGGTTCACCAACGTATTCAGTGGGGATGAACAGTCTGCACTGCAACGATCCCTCATCGGAGGCAAAACGTCGCGCAATGAAGTTGTCGTCTTCCGGAGAACGCTCGCGAAACGACCAAGGTAATTGAGCAAAACTCGGCCAAGCACCCAGCATGACATTCAGCATTTCTGCCTCCCGGTATCCATTAGGTCTACAATATCTCATATTGTCCGGCCTATGCTGCATCGCAGCATGCAGATACGGCGCCGTCTTCCTGTAGGACAAACGGCCATGGTGGCGCAAGTGATTGACGTCATCATGACAGCGCCCGGCGCACGCAATGGCAACCTTGTCCTGGCGGCCATCGTCACCTGCATATTTCGCCGCCGGGATTTCTCCGGTCGCGAACAGGTCGGCCACGATGCGCCAATCGCCCTTGTATTTCTCCCGGACGAACAGGCTCTTCGTCTTGAACGGCTTTCCTTCGCGGCGCGCGGAACGACACCCTACGTGGCGCTCGCCGTCATCGGAAGCAGCGCCGCGTTCGCATCGGTACAGGAACCGCACGCGATACTGGCCATCTTCATTTCAATTTGAACATCCGTATCCAGCTCGTCCTGGTTTCCTTCCTGCGCCTGAGGGTAATGCATCCGGACCTCGCCCGTACATGCCCGGCCGGGGCCGGCAAGCCATCCGCGTGCGCAGCCATGGCGTTGGTCGCGCTGGCGATATGGTCGTGCAGCCGGTTGCAGTTGCGGGCGCTCATGTATGTGGCGATGGGATTCGCGGCGGCCGCGGTCTGCGACTGGCTGTGGCCGCAGCCGATCTGGCCCGACGACTTTACTGGTCCAGGCTTGCCAACGCCCAGCACTGAGTCCACGAAAAGATCGCATGCCGCTGCTCATCGCTGACGTCTTCCAAGAGGACCGCGCTCAGAAAATCGGCAACGTTTCTGCGAACGGCACGGGGTAGAAAAGCGGCCGTCGCGACCGACGACTCCATGTCCGGATGAACGCTCGACATCATGATTTGTACGACGAGCTCGGCGTGCTCGGTCCATCCGGCACCATCGACGTAGGCCATGAGCGCGACAACGCTTTCCGGCAGATTCATTGGGTCTCGCATGGACGTGCTCTCGTCGGGGATGTCGAAGTCGTCGAGAATACCGCAGTCGTGTAACGACAGCATGAATTCCGGAACATGCAGGCTCGTAAGTGACAGACGTTGCAACGACAATGTGGCGCGCTTGGTACACCGATGAATCGACCGGCTCGGCACATGATCACATCGCCATCGCCGTTTTGTCCTCGGCGCGGATAGCAACGCCTGACAACATCCGCGGGATCACGGCTGAACCAATCCCACTTGTGGACTTCCCCGAGTTCAGTAGACAAATCCCGGCCTCGCATCGAGGCGCACTCAAAGGCCTCCGGGCTGACATGGCCCAGGTGACTATGGCGCCTGGTTCGATTGTAAAAGACCTCGATGTAATCGAAGATATCGGCCCGGTCATGACCCGGGACATTACTCGGGCTCCCTGGCAAAGTACCGTGCGGCCTTACAGCAGATCGCGCTCTTCTTCCAGGCGGCACATCTGAGATCGCAGCCGTAGGATCTCGCTTTTGCTTCGACCAGCTCTGCGCTTTGTTTCTCGTCCTTCGTCGGCATCACGGCCTTGACCCACTTGTACAAGCTGTGAGCCGATACCCCGAACCGGGCCGCAACTTCCGGGACCGGGTAGCCGCGCTCGACTACTTGCCTGACAGCTTCTTCCTTGAATTCTGGCGTGTAACGCTGTGTACTCATTCATTTCTTCGATACTCGATCATAGGTCTGAAATGTCCACCGGAGTCGGGCAAGTCCATGGTGCCAACTAAGGCCAGAGTCTGCCGGCCCAGGAAAGAAAAAGCCCCTGCAATCAGGGGATTGGATTACATCACATGCTCGACTTGCCTGCTATTGCCAGCGTCGAAATCATTCCACTCGATGATCAATGGCTGAGGTAAACCTATGAATTGCCTAGTAGTTTACAGGCACTGTTGGGCCAGTACCATTCACAATGCGACGCAAAGCTCCTCGACACTTCACCCGGCAACAACGGGCACGACCTCGCCTTTACCCTGCTGATCGGACCGGAACTTGCCGCCGCCACGCTCAGTGGCCGACAATCCGCCTGAACGCGCGGCTGCTCGGGCCCCGCCGGCAAGCAGCGTGGCTCCGCCGTGCTGAACGACGTGGCGTGCTGGCGCGTGCGATGTCGCCGACCATGGCCGTGACAGGGCGCACGCTTGCGACGCCGTCCTCGCGCGTGTCGCGTTCTGCTCCTGCGGAAATACATCAAACGCTGCGGCAGACCGTGATTCGGCCGACCGAGCGCTTGAGTGCCTCATGCCGTGAACAATCATACCGCGGCGTCAGAACCGATCGAGGTCGCGCGCTAGCTTGACGGGCCCGCTGAACGCAGGCGCGATCCCGTTCACATAACCGTCGAGATCGGTTTCACCATCCATGCCGGGAACGACATGGGTCAGCACGACCTCGCCGACGTGCGCCGCCGCAGACAGCTTGCCGATTTCCGCCGGCGTCAGGTGATCTTCTTCCATGTGCCTGATCATATTGGGCAGCATCGCCGGCGGCAGGTCGGACGCACGCTTGAGTATCCGCGCCATCTTGTCCAGGTCGATGACTTCGCTGACCAGCACGTCCGCCCCCGCGGCGAGCCTGGCGAGGTTCCTGGACGGTCCCGTGTCGCCGGTGTACACGTACACCTTGTCAGGTGCCTCGATCCTGAACGAATAGGAGCGCGACACCTGGGCAGCCGCGCTGCCCGGCGCGAAATGATAATGGTCGTTGGTCACTGCCAGGACGCGAATGTTCTCGTCCTTGTAGACCACGGTCGGCTGGTCCATCGCCGGCGCCATGTCTGCGGCATGCACGGTCTTCTCGATGGCGATCTTGCCCTCGCCGCCGACGCTGCCGATCGGCGCCAGTTCGGCCGGGCGCGCCGCCTGCGACAGCGCCCGCACCATGTCGACGGTGCCGGGCGGGCCGATCACGGGCAGCACATTGGTCGCATTGAACATCCAGCGGCTGTTCAGCACCTGGCCGAGGTCGGCGTTGTGGTCGATATGGTGATGCGAGATGAAGACCGCGCGCACGTCGGCGAGGGACAGTCGAGCGCCCACCATCTGGCGTTCGACGCCCGAGCCGGTATCGAACAGGTACACGGTCTTGCCGACGACGATGGCGTTGGCGGGTTCCGAGCGCTCGCGCCGGATGACGGGTCCGCCGCCGGTACCGAGGGTGACGAATGCAGAGCGCGCGGCGACCGGGGCCGCGGGTGCGTCCGACGCGTGGAGCGGCACTGCCGCGCAGGCGGCAAGGAGAGTAGCGAGGATGGTGTTTTTCATGATGTCGGCACGATGGGGCGGTCAATGGATCAGAACTGGTCGAGGTCGTGTGCGACGCGCACTTCGCCGGAGAAGGCCGCGCGCGCGCGCGCGACGAGCGCGGGTGCGATCGCGTCGGTCGGTCCGCTGATGGCCAGGTGTGTGAGCACCAGCCGCGCGGCGCCCGCCTGCGCCGCCAGATCGCCGGCCTGCTGCGGCGTCAGGTGCTGGCTTTTCAGGTGGGCGATCAAGCCGGGCCTGGTTTCGGGCGGCATCGGAGAATGTGGTCCGTTGATGTTCGCGATCGTGCCCTCGAGGTCGATCACTTCGCTGACGACCAGGCCGACGCCCTTGAACAGGCGCGCCACCTGCGGACTCACCCCGGTATCGCCCGTATAGCCCACGGCATTCGCACCGGCGTCGAAGCGGTACGACAGCGACTCGGTTCCCACGTCGGCCGGCACGCCCGGACGCTCGTCGAAATGGGAATTACGCACCGAGCGCACGCGCACGCCGTCGACCGTGAGATCGCTGCCGTCGCGCAGGATGACAACGTTCACTACGTCCTGCGGACGCGGATGCGGCTTGCCCCCTTTCAGCGCAATCGCCACCCTGGCGGAGGGCTGCATCGATTCCACGATACCGCTGACGAGGCGGTCGGTGCCCGGCGGTCCGTACACGGTCAGCACGCCTGGCGCATTGGTCATCCAGCGCAGCCCGATCAGGCCCTGCAGGCCACCTATGTGATCCATGTGCAGGTGGCTGATGAACACTTTGTCGACCTGCGCGGCCAGCCGCTTGGCGGCCGCGAGCCGTTCCACGGCGCCGTCGCCGCAGTCGACCAGCCAGTGGTGCGAACCGGCCGACAGCAGGTTCGCCGATTGCGAGCGCTCCGCGTTGGCGACCGGCCCGCCGGCCGTGCCCAACGTCGTCCAGGCGAGGGCCATGGCTGCCGGATCGTCGGCGGCCATGGCGCCCCCGGTCGCCAGCACGGCAAGGAGCGCGACGGCCGTGCGCGACGACTTGTAGTAGGCATCTCGTACGTTCATGTGGTCATACCTTTCATCGATCGTTCAGAATGCGTGGCGCAACCCGAGCGCCAGTCCGTCGACGGCGCCGTTCGCGGGCACGGCGACGCCATCGCGCCCGCTGGGGGACACGGCGATCGGCCTGCCGTTGAAGCCGCCGTTCCGGTCGGTGACCCGGCCGGCGCGGGCATAGGCCGTCGTCCTTTTCGACAGGTTGTAGTCGGCGCCGACGTTGAGATACCGGTTGATGCCCGTCGCCTTGGCGGCGCCGGTCGCGTACACCCGCCCGTTGTCCGCGGCCGCGCCGACCTCGGCGTTCAGCCGCACCGCTGAGGCGATGCGCCAGGCGCCGCCGAGCGCGCCCGCCGTCACCATGGGCGCGCTACCGTTCGGCAGCGTGTTGCGATGGCGCCAGAGAATCGAGCCGAGCTCGAACGCGTCGAACCGGTAGTTGGCCCCGGCCGTAAGGATCCGCTGCAGCGCCTTGCCGCCGGCGGTGAGGTTTTGCCCGCCGCCCTGGTAGGCGAGCACGGCACCGAATCCGGCGCGGCGGTATTGCAGCATGCCGGCGGAGCCATTCCTCGCTGTGCCCGCGCCCACGATCTGGGGGTTCGCCAGATTCGGCGAGAGGGGGGCTTTCTCCCCCAGCGTGGCGGACCATTGCAACGACAGCCCGCCGACGGCCGGCGACACGTAGCTGACCATGTTGTCCAGGCTGGTCTGTTCGACGTTCGCCAACTGCATGACGAGCGCGGGAGAAAACGGCGAGAAATGGTCGGGGTCGTACTGCGCCAGGGCGGTCTGCATGACCGAGAATTGGCGACCCAGGCGCAACTCGCCATAACGTGCCGATGCGATGCTGACCCAGGCCTGGCGTCCGAACAGCCTGCCGTCCGGCGGCAAGCCTCCTGTGTCGACAAAGATCGGGGCTTCGAGGACGAAGCCGGCACGCAGTCCGTCACCGAGCTCCTCCGTGCCGGCGAAGCCGAGGCGCGACGGGACGTGGCCGGTTTTCATGAGATGGGTAAGACTGGTCCCATTGCTGGAACTCAGGTGCTGCAGGCCGGTGTCGAGCACACCGTAGACGTTCACGGACGATTGCGCGTGCACGACCCCGGCGGCGCCCAGGGCCGCCAAAACGAAACGATACTTCAAGGGTTGTCTCCTATGGTTTTTTTAGATTAGGAGACACCATGATCAACAGTAATGACGAGGCCGCCTATTGGCACTTGGTACAATAGCCTCTGACACACACCCGTAGTACCGTGACCTTTTGCCCGCCGGCGCGCCGCTACGACGTCATGATGTTTTCGCCCCGCCACCTCGCCTGCCGCCTGTTCCTGTTCTCCGCCCTGTGTTGCGCGCTGCAGCCGGGCCGCTGCGCCGCGCCGGCACGAATCCTGCTGCTGACATCGAGCGGCACGACGGCTCCGTGGGCGCTGCAAATGGGAGAAGCGTTGCGCGGCGAGCTGCTGCGGCACCATCCGTCCGCCGAACTCGATCTCGAGGTGATGCAGCAGCCGGTCCCCGCGACGCCACGAATGCCCTTGCCGACCTGGCTGCTCGACAAGTACGCGGGCCGCAGGTACGACGCGATCGTGCCGCTGGTCCCCGATCAGTTGCTGGTCGCGGTCGCGCTGCGCGACCGCCTGTGGCAACAGGCGGCCGTCGTCGCACCGGAGCTCGACGCGACGCGGGCCGCCGCACTGGCGGGCATGCCCCGCATCAGTGGACTGCTCAGGCAAGATCCCGTCGCGCGCAATCTGGCGCTGATGTTCGCGCTGTCGCCACATGCCCGGCACATCGCCGTCGCGAGTGCCCGAATCGACGGCGACCCGATCCGTCCGAACTGGCGCGCTGCGCTCCGACCCTGGCTCCGGCGCGCCGACCTGGTCGACCTGAGTGGACTGGTCCCGGACGACTTGTTGCGGCGCGCCGCCGCCCTGTCTCCCGATACCGTGCTTTACCTCGCCGCCCCCGCCACGGCAAACACCTCCGCCGTCATGACGGCCCACGACATGTTGCGCGCCATCGCGCCCGCCACCCGCGCCCGCATCTTTATCGACGTGAGCACGCTGCTGGGCGTTGGCGCCATCGGCGGCTGGGTTGACTCGCCCGTCGAGCATGCGCATGACATCGCGTCGCAATTGAACCGCGTCCTGGCCGGCGTGCCCCCGGCCGCGATCGGTTTCGAGCCGCATAGCCCGCCTCGCTTGCAGTTCGACTGGCGCGCGCTGCGCCGGGCCGGCATCGACGCGAACGAGCTACCGGCGGGAAGCGAGATCCTGTTCCAGCCGCCGGGACTCTGGGAGGCTTACCGCGACACGGTGCTGGCGGCAGGACTCGTGCTCGTCATGCAGAGCATCCTGATCGGCGCCCTGCTGCTGGAGCGCCGGCGCCGCAAGCACGCCGAACGCCAGACGCGCCAGCATCTCGGCGAACTGGCGCGCCTGGACCGGGTAGGCGCGGTCGGCGTGCTGTCCGCCGCGCTCGCGCACGAGATCAACCAGCCGCTCGGCGCGATCCTCAGCAACGCCGAAACCGCCGAGCTGCTGCTCACGGCCCCGTCGCCACCGCGCGAACAACTGCGCGAACTGCTGGATGCAATCCGCGCGGACAACCAGCGCGCCGCCGACGTGCTGGTCCGCTTGCGCGGCTGGATCGCCGACAGCGCAGCCCAGCAGGAACGTCTCGCCCTGAATCCTTTGCTGCACGAGGTCGCGCGCATCCTGCGCGTCGAAGTGCACATGCGCCGCGCGGTGCTGCTACTGGATCTGACGGAGCCGCTGCCGGACGTCTTTGCCGATAACGTCCAGATCCAGCAGGTGACCGTCAACCTCGTGCTGAACGCGCTTGACGCCCTGGAACAGATCGCACCGGACCAGCGTCGGATCATGGTCAGCAGCAAACGCAACGCCGCTGGCGATGTCGACGTCTGCGTCGCCGACAACGGCCCTGGCTTGTCCGGCGCCGCGGCGCATCGGCTGTTCGAACCCTTTTTCAGTACCAAGCCGGATGGACTTGGGGTCGGCCTGTCGATCAGCCGGAGCATCCTGGCGCGCCACGGCGGCACGCTGCGGGCGGAGCCGGCGCCCGGCGGCGGTGCCCTGTTCCGCTTCACCCTGCCCGCACTGGAGACGCCATGACACACGTCCTGCACCTGGTCG
This genomic stretch from Massilia putida harbors:
- a CDS encoding dihydroxy-acid dehydratase domain-containing protein, producing MRPVAPTACLPYDHAGALPLGRSPRFHRAVYRTRIVVRARQFHEVGDFVLDIDENTMPMIRGGGPDCWPGSADVVNMWPRDALIKHGTHKLPTVGDGRRCEISDSPSIMSASSASAARGGHAWFRTGAPESIDLNTGGCNLLADEEQLARRRQQGVPPAPPSQTPWREIYCHRRWRGAEFAAPQSLNRRPPQM
- a CDS encoding extracellular catalytic domain type 1 short-chain-length polyhydroxyalkanoate depolymerase, translating into MLNVMLGAWPSFAQLPWSFRERSPEDDNFIARRFASDEGSLQCRLFIPTEYVGEPLPLVVMLHGGGQNASDFAVGTGMNELAEQHNCFVLYPEQSVQANWTMCWNWFEESHHHRGQGEPALIAGAIQEINADYSIDETRVYIAGFSAGGAMAVVLGRTYPELFAAVGCHSGLAHRSAIDHYGAMQAMKDGVEADELSDGTCKVSMPLIAFHGDQDSTVHPKNSLSVVQQYIAGHPNKRSNEPGHRSFSTETGIAGGRAFTRYIHMGKGDRILAEHWSIAGAGHAWSGGTQRGSYTDEGGPNASREMLRFFLQRARG
- a CDS encoding MBL fold metallo-hydrolase, which gives rise to MNVRDAYYKSSRTAVALLAVLATGGAMAADDPAAMALAWTTLGTAGGPVANAERSQSANLLSAGSHHWLVDCGDGAVERLAAAKRLAAQVDKVFISHLHMDHIGGLQGLIGLRWMTNAPGVLTVYGPPGTDRLVSGIVESMQPSARVAIALKGGKPHPRPQDVVNVVILRDGSDLTVDGVRVRSVRNSHFDERPGVPADVGTESLSYRFDAGANAVGYTGDTGVSPQVARLFKGVGLVVSEVIDLEGTIANINGPHSPMPPETRPGLIAHLKSQHLTPQQAGDLAAQAGAARLVLTHLAISGPTDAIAPALVARARAAFSGEVRVAHDLDQF
- a CDS encoding porin, giving the protein METKQNIQLRKHGLACALTAALGTAICLPAFASDDVDALKRELAEQRKLIEQLMARQGVLAPPAQTSNHASRAPEAQPSIATTPPPGNVSVYGTGDIAIMNVDSGNGRKTTVNGGGGWTASRIGLKAERNLRGGGLKAVVVAEAGVQFDTGVAGGAAPTNGIGLTPSSSGSPGNGSQLFARQMYAGIEGDFGALTAGRQYTGSYFLLAFLSTARGQGLLGNPVVYMSQVGGMPTRLNNSVKYLSPNVKGFELNITATAGSENNVRNSTAVGATTTNSSAGRGYDAALTYGAGKFKFGVSTWNLNNSSWATLVETGLAKKKGALAGASYDFGTLKLYGNYTSGSIKGGNYEKVTGTLSNADAWSIGILVPYGKHSFVARYSTLNDKSRLNQDAKIYGLGYGYTLDESTQLYWTWGKVRNSHTAGYSLLDAGSLVPQTVTAGFSPSGAMVGANINF
- a CDS encoding MBL fold metallo-hydrolase; the encoded protein is MKNTILATLLAACAAVPLHASDAPAAPVAARSAFVTLGTGGGPVIRRERSEPANAIVVGKTVYLFDTGSGVERQMVGARLSLADVRAVFISHHHIDHNADLGQVLNSRWMFNATNVLPVIGPPGTVDMVRALSQAARPAELAPIGSVGGEGKIAIEKTVHAADMAPAMDQPTVVYKDENIRVLAVTNDHYHFAPGSAAAQVSRSYSFRIEAPDKVYVYTGDTGPSRNLARLAAGADVLVSEVIDLDKMARILKRASDLPPAMLPNMIRHMEEDHLTPAEIGKLSAAAHVGEVVLTHVVPGMDGETDLDGYVNGIAPAFSGPVKLARDLDRF
- a CDS encoding sugar porter family MFS transporter gives rise to the protein MNGIALESTNTIQEAENTRLIVLISCVATIGGFLFGFDSGVINGTVDGLKQAFHSTSAELGFEVASMLLGCALGAFCAGRLGDLWGRRTVLLISSMMFLLSALGAGFATSSVVFVAARVLGGFAVGAASVMSPAYIAEVASARYRGRLATVQQIAIISGLFCAFLSNYVLARAAGGSTGALWLGQEAWRWMFWMMAIPSVLFLLLLLTIPESPRFLVVKKRKDEALAVLERLYGAAAARAKFDAIDVSLSADHHRPRLSDLVNKATGKLRPIVWVGIGLATFQQLVGINVVFYYGAVLWQAVGFSESDALLINVLSGGLSIGACIVTVFLIDRIGRKPLLWIGSAGMAVTLGLVTFAFASATLDAGGKLALSGTMGVVALAAANIYVIFFNLSWGPVMWVMLGEMFPNQIRGSGLAVAGAAQWTSNFLITVTFPVLLTGIGLAGAYGLYTLAALVSIYFVLRYVHETRGKELEQMEG